The stretch of DNA ATGTATCACAATCAATCCTGATTGTGTCTTTTTTCTCGAGATGGTTGAGTAATTCTCTCAAACAGGATTGTTTGAGTTACAGTATCACAATCAATCCTGATTGTGTCTTTTTTCTCGAGATGGTTGAGTAATTCTCTCAAACAGGATTGTTTGAGTTACAGTATCACAATTAATCCTGATTGTGTCTTTTATTTCTCACTCAAGATGAATGAGTTCTTTTCCTCAAACAAGATTGTTTGAGTTACATGTATCACAATCAATCCTGATTGTGCAATTCAATTCCCATCTCTTTTTGGATACTCTCTTCCACCCATGTAAATTTCCAATCCTGAAAATCTTTAACTAACTTTGCTTTTACCGGATTGTTAATAATATACCAGATAATATTATGAAATTCTTTATCATCTCTCACCCAATGATCATAATTTTCATGATGCCAGAATTGTCCTTTTCTATTCAAATATTTATTTGCTTTATTTGCAGTTATTCCTTTATGAGATTTCATGATTTCAGCAAATGAGAAATATCCCTTCTTAACATTCTGCAAAGGTTTGATCAAGATATGAACATGATTTGGCATTATACAAAATGAATAGAGAAAATATTTCTCCTTATGCAAGAAAAATAAACTATCTTTCACTATTTTGGCAATATTTTCATCTTTTAGCCAAAATGGACCATTTTTTGTTAATCCTAAAAAATTATCTATTAAATCGAATTGCTGTTTATCAAATTTCAATTTCATTTCAGACTTTTCCAGTTCTGAATATTTTTTGATTTTTTCTTCAAAATCTTTATGTTTGGAAATTAGGGTTTGTTTCAAATTATCTGGAAGTTCTATATTCAGTCTAAAAGTTATAAAAAAGATTCCTTCTTCCGGTTGGAAGTGAGGTAGATTCCGTTTGTAGAAATATTTATAATCTAATTTGTTATTCATTATTATTTCCTTTCCTCAAACAGGATTGTTTGAGTTACATTCTCAACATATCCAGAAAACTTTCGATGCGCAATTTCGTGCGAGCATCGAGTTCTCCGGGTTGATCTCCTTCGATTGTCAGGATGGGAAGATCGATATACTTTTTAAGGAGAATGTTATCGATCTGACGATGACAGAAAGATTGCGCATAACTGATCACAGCATTAATCTTTCTTTTTTTCAGTTCGATCTGAATATCCTCGATCCGATCAAAAATAGAGTACGGATATGTGTATCGCAAATATTGATCAAAAATGCTTTCTTCCAAAAACGGCATACTGAATTGTCTTTGAATTTCATTAAAAACCACATTTACATTATTTTCCAATAAAAAGTCATAAAGATTGGAAATGATTGGTGGAACTCCGAGAAAGGCAAACCTGAAATCAAAATCTATCAGTTTCCTTTTTTGAACTTCCAAAAGAAATTTATCCAATCTTGCTTCAAAATCATCAGGATCTCCATTAAAATCAGACGAATTTACTAACCAGAGATGGTTTTCTGATCCTGTTACTCTGTTTTCCTTGTAAGTTATTTCATCCAATAAAACCAGTTTCTTCCTGATTTTATCAAGTCTTTCTTTGGTTTGGATAACGACCGAATGATCGACTTTGAAAACCTTTTCTAACTTAAAAATCTCCCTTTCCAACTCCGGTCTATTTTTTTCAAAAGGAAATGAAAACGGAACAACCTTAATCCCTTTATCTTTTAAAGTTGCCATCAAAGAATGCGTGTTGGAACAATCACCTTCCACAACTCCGATCACAGTTTTTATATCAGAGGAAAGAACTACATCATACATTCCTTTGATCCAACTACAAATGTTGCGAGGATAACCTGCATATTCAGCATTTTCAATGTATTTTCGTGCATTTCCGGTTACGAAAATGTTATTCAGATCAACCGGGATCTGACCTGCTGCATAAACAACTTCGATGGGAAATGTTGATGTGAAACCGATTTTATTTTTTGTCATTGGTCACTCGTCATTAGTCAATTGTAAATTTGCAATTTGTGAACTGGTCATTGGTTTATTTGGTTGATTGTTTTTTTGCTTTGAT from Candidatus Cloacimonadota bacterium encodes:
- a CDS encoding 2-hydroxyacyl-CoA dehydratase, whose amino-acid sequence is MTKNKIGFTSTFPIEVVYAAGQIPVDLNNIFVTGNARKYIENAEYAGYPRNICSWIKGMYDVVLSSDIKTVIGVVEGDCSNTHSLMATLKDKGIKVVPFSFPFEKNRPELEREIFKLEKVFKVDHSVVIQTKERLDKIRKKLVLLDEITYKENRVTGSENHLWLVNSSDFNGDPDDFEARLDKFLLEVQKRKLIDFDFRFAFLGVPPIISNLYDFLLENNVNVVFNEIQRQFSMPFLEESIFDQYLRYTYPYSIFDRIEDIQIELKKRKINAVISYAQSFCHRQIDNILLKKYIDLPILTIEGDQPGELDARTKLRIESFLDMLRM